From a region of the Salinispira pacifica genome:
- a CDS encoding lyase family protein, which produces MAKIWQKGYEVDKILEEFSVGLDYMLDRELVAADCAGSVAHARMLAGQGYLDSGDARALEKALREIYAGFHSEGFVIPRELEDAHSAIEQLLIEKTGDAGKRIHLGRSRNDQVMTMLRLYGREYLLNIREAALELTEEIRGFAAEHEHTPMPGRTHMQIAMPSTLGLWAAAYAEELADDYELLNTAYRLYDRSPLGTAAGYGVPLNIDREFTASLMGFPEVQNNIQAVQNSRGKLEGAVCDALSAMVQTLSKAAQDLILFSLPEFGYVSLPDELCTGSSIMPQKKNPDGLELLRSRAASMYGWSNQIHQIIQSLPGAITGIFRTARSPFSGPSRPHCRP; this is translated from the coding sequence ATGGCCAAGATCTGGCAGAAAGGTTATGAGGTTGATAAGATTCTGGAAGAGTTCTCTGTGGGGCTGGATTATATGCTGGACCGGGAGCTTGTTGCAGCCGATTGCGCAGGCAGCGTTGCCCATGCCCGCATGCTGGCCGGCCAGGGCTATCTTGACTCCGGCGATGCCCGCGCCCTTGAGAAGGCTCTGAGAGAGATCTACGCCGGATTTCACTCTGAGGGTTTCGTGATCCCCAGGGAACTTGAGGACGCCCACAGCGCCATTGAGCAGCTTCTGATTGAGAAGACCGGTGATGCGGGAAAGCGGATCCACCTGGGCAGATCCCGGAACGATCAGGTGATGACCATGCTCCGGCTTTACGGAAGAGAGTATCTGCTGAATATCCGGGAGGCGGCACTTGAGCTGACGGAAGAAATTCGGGGCTTTGCCGCAGAACATGAACACACCCCCATGCCGGGGCGCACTCATATGCAGATTGCCATGCCTTCCACCCTGGGGTTATGGGCGGCGGCCTACGCCGAGGAACTGGCGGATGATTATGAGCTTCTGAATACTGCGTACCGTTTATATGACCGTTCGCCCCTGGGAACCGCCGCAGGCTACGGAGTTCCGCTGAATATTGACCGGGAGTTCACCGCTTCTCTCATGGGCTTTCCTGAGGTGCAGAACAATATTCAGGCGGTACAGAACTCCAGAGGCAAGCTTGAAGGAGCCGTGTGCGATGCTCTGAGCGCCATGGTTCAAACTCTGAGCAAAGCAGCCCAGGACCTCATCCTGTTTTCCCTTCCGGAATTCGGCTATGTCTCCCTTCCCGATGAGCTGTGCACAGGTTCATCCATCATGCCGCAGAAAAAAAATCCCGACGGGCTTGAGCTGCTGCGTTCCCGGGCGGCAAGCATGTACGGGTGGAGTAATCAGATCCACCAGATCATCCAGTCTCTGCCGGGGGCTATAACCGGGATCTTCAGGACAGCAAGGAGCCCTTTCTCCGGTCCCTCCAGACCGCATTGCCGGCCCTGA
- a CDS encoding ABC transporter permease subunit: MSILLTALFSTAPLLIAALGGLLSELSGRLNIGLEGAILLGAFFASLTYLLFPGPVSSVVTALLAAILVGGVSGLIIAVLHVRYSANVFIAGLGINLLAVGIIPLLSQLILGRKGVVPLNISPDVKMTIAWISVAAALILAAGVAAYLRFHIRGMRLSKIYLNEKLALEMGTAVAAYRFTAIIVSSALAGLAGGYIALYLGSYVPNLSAGKGWIALVIVFLGNRKVVPMIFAALFFAFTQIFANEIQRFLETPGLLLGLPFIITLLALILYRIMRQRISPGE; the protein is encoded by the coding sequence ATGAGCATACTGCTTACGGCGTTATTCAGTACCGCTCCCCTGCTGATTGCAGCGCTGGGAGGGCTTCTCAGCGAGTTGAGCGGCCGTTTGAATATCGGCCTGGAAGGGGCCATTCTGCTGGGTGCATTTTTTGCGTCGCTGACCTATCTGCTGTTTCCCGGGCCTGTATCATCTGTTGTAACGGCCCTCCTTGCGGCGATTCTGGTGGGAGGAGTATCCGGGCTGATCATTGCCGTCCTTCACGTACGCTATTCCGCCAATGTCTTTATTGCGGGGCTGGGGATTAATCTGCTTGCAGTGGGAATTATCCCTCTTCTCAGCCAGCTGATACTCGGCAGGAAAGGAGTGGTTCCCCTGAACATCTCACCCGATGTGAAAATGACCATCGCCTGGATATCCGTAGCCGCCGCTCTCATTCTTGCAGCGGGAGTGGCGGCATATCTCCGGTTTCATATTAGGGGTATGCGGCTCAGTAAAATTTATCTCAATGAAAAACTCGCATTGGAGATGGGAACTGCTGTGGCTGCATACCGCTTCACCGCAATAATCGTTTCCTCGGCATTGGCGGGGCTGGCCGGCGGTTATATTGCACTCTACCTTGGCAGTTATGTGCCGAATCTCAGTGCGGGGAAAGGCTGGATTGCTCTGGTGATTGTATTTCTGGGAAACCGCAAGGTTGTGCCCATGATATTTGCAGCCCTGTTTTTCGCGTTTACGCAGATATTCGCCAACGAAATTCAACGCTTTCTGGAAACCCCGGGTCTCCTTTTGGGGCTTCCGTTTATTATCACTCTTCTGGCTCTCATTCTGTACCGGATCATGCGGCAACGAATCAGTCCCGGCGAATAA